One window from the genome of Diospyros lotus cultivar Yz01 chromosome 11, ASM1463336v1, whole genome shotgun sequence encodes:
- the LOC127813065 gene encoding disease resistance protein RUN1-like isoform X1, with amino-acid sequence MTTTTSAKEPTSSSFASRSSGSYDVFLSFSGEDTRWTFADHLYTALRNAGFRTFRDDDEIQRGESINVELQRAIEESRVSIVVLSRNYASSTWCLDELAMILGRRRRRDSGHVVLPVFYGVDPSEVRKQKGVYAEAFARYEERFKFEVGEGEAAKGWKEKLKGWREALQEVAGLAGIPDGVDRYESKLIQKIIKEVEDKLSRPRVLNVAPYPIGLDSRAESINLWLQDGGFDVRLIAICGMGGIGKTTIAKFVYNSNSSKFEGSSFLANVREISGQQNGLIRLQSQLLSDILSRREVEIRNVDEGILKIKEVIGCKRVLIILDDVDKWEQLDAVFGMKDWLSPGSKLIITTRHEQLVRAHECWKVHKVEKLDHDESLQLFSWYAFGQSHPIDGYLIDSKKAVDYCGGIPLAVKILGRFLSSTSLDVWKSQLQKLIAIPHNEILEILKLSYDSLQDDHDKNLFLDIACFFVGGDIDTTITILKDCYDFALAGIQNLIDRNMLTIEHNRLVMHQLIQEMGREIVRQKSPEELGERSRLWNHKDSLSVLKGKTGTRKIRGLVLDMHFLKEDESEWNSFGPNSCSKKGKRFPFSIFFGFPLGIATKNSNVAFLEGDAFSRMSNLQLLQISHVQLFGNYENFPKGLRWLHWSHFPLQMIPNDFPLDKLVALEMPYSCLKKVLNGAKCLQLLKILNLSHSHYFVETPDFSRLPNLKRLIFENCTRLVKVDESIGCLERLVFLNLRNCQSLRELPQTFYKLKSLATLDLSGCLNLGNFSAELGNMNSLAVLLPDGTAINPLFSITWKVKAWLLSSWPWPLNPRSRPEFSWVSFPESLVGLSLANCNLSDDSFPRDFSSLSSLRKLNLSENPIRSLPNCIRDHFGLKSLWLHSCPRLLTLDGLPKSLEDVQVDGCKLLEKISFDSADFTGKILTYRHCRRLVEISGLYKVKPLESDDAELINNLGFCDFFEGMGKSYIEFSSISASHETWMSPPLGLHQPCTICTYVRGSKMPIRFNLKNVGSSVSFTMPSDANFRTQGLSVCSVYAPSNDLRFEEQCLRTIISNATKQVKWSYCPELLGFPLNEEDDVTWLSYWKFEDQLEGGDEVNISVTSACFQVKEVGVHVVYKEEAEEKKSTQSLSLEVLQQIHSYGNVVPGFCKGDCEDCKKFPVPGDPASTRFVLPADADRCPEIMFKIPCPEIMLKMRTGPTIIIWPRLDFIFETGHDGKKLGKC; translated from the exons ATGACTACTACTACAAGTGCCAAAGAGCCCACCTCCTCCTCTTTCGCTTCTCGGAGCAGCGGCAGCTATGACGTGTTCTTGAGCTTCAGTGGCGAGGACACCCGCTGGACCTTCGCTGACCACCTATATACGGCTCTTAGGAACGCCGGATTTCGCACCTTCAGAGACGATGATGAAATCCAAAGAGGAGAAAGCATCAACGTTGAGCTGCAAAGGGCAATCGAAGAGTCGAGGGTTTCAATTGTTGTCTTGTCCAGAAACTACGCGTCTTCGACCTGGTGCCTCGATGAGCTTGCGATGATCCTCGGAAGACGACGGAGGAGGGACTCTGGCCACGTGGTTCTGCCGGTGTTCTACGGCGTGGATCCGTCGGAGGTCAGGAAACAAAAGGGAGTTTATGCGGAGGCATTTGCGAGGTATGAAGAGCGATTCAAGTTCGAGGTGGGCGAGGGTGAAGCAGCAAAGGGGTGGAAGGAGAAATTGAAGGGGTGGAGGGAAGCGCTGCAGGAAGTTGCTGGTTTAGCAGGAATCCCAGATGGAGTTGATAG GTACGAGTCAAAGCTTATCCAAAAAATTATCAAGGAAGTTGAAGACAAGCTAAGCCGGCCAAGAGTTTTGAATGTTGCCCCTTACCCCATTGGACTAGATTCTCGTGCTGAAAGCATTAATTTGTGGTTACAAGATGGAGGGTTTGATGTTAGACTTATTGCCATTTGTGGGATGGGTGGAATTGGCAAGACAACCATTGCTAAATTTGTGTACAACTCAAACTCCTCAAAATTTGAAGGTAGCAGCTTCCTAGCAAATGTAAGAGAAATTTCTGGACAACAAAATGGTTTAATTCGTTTACAAAGTCAACTTCTTTCAGATATTCTAAGCAGAAGAGAGGTAGAAATACGCAATGTTGATGAAGGGattcttaaaattaaagaagTTATTGGTTGTAAAAGAGTTCTTATAATTCTTGATGATGTTGATAAATGGGAACAATTAGATGCAGTCTTTGGAATGAAGGATTGGCTTTCTCCAGGTAGTAAATTGATCATAACTACTAGACATGAGCAATTAGTAAGAGCTCATGAGTGTTGGAAAGTACACAAGGTAGAAAAGTTGGATCACGACGAATCCCTACAGCTTTTCAGTTGGTATGCCTTTGGACAAAGCCATCCTATTGATGGTTATTTGATAGACTCAAAAAAGGCAGTGGATTATTGCGGAGGGATTCCATTGGCTGTTAAAATTTTGGGTCGTTTCCTATCTAGCACAAGTTTAGATGTGTGGAAAAGTCaactacaaaaattaatagcAATTCCTCACAATGAAATCCTTGAAATACTCAAATTAAGTTACGACTCTTTACAAGATGACCAcgacaaaaatttatttctcgATATTGCTTGCTTCTTTGTCGGAGGGGACATAGACACCACAATTACAATCCTAAAGGACTGTTATGATTTCGCATTGGCCGGAATTCAAAATCTTATTGATAGAAATATGTTAACCATTGAACATAATCGGCTGGTGATGCATCAATTGATTCAGGAAATGGGAAGGGAAATTGTCCGGCAAAAATCACCTGAAGAGTTAGGAGAACGCAGCAGGCTCTGGAATCACAAGGATTCCTTGAGTGTCTTGAAGGGAAAAACT GGCACAAGAAAAATCAGAGGCCTTGTTCTTGATATGCATTTCTTGAAGGAAGATGAGTCTGAGTGGAATAGCTTTGGGCCCAACAGCTGCTCTAAAAAGGGGAAGAGATTTCCCTTTAGTATCTTCTTTGGTTTCCCTTTGGGCATTgccacaaaaaattcaaatgtagCTTTTTTGGAAGGTGATGCATTTTCAAGGATGTCCAATCTACAACTTCTACAGATTAGTCATGTACAATTATTTGGAAACTATGAAAATTTCCCCAAAGGATTGAGGTGGTTGCATTGGTCTCATTTCCCTTTACAAATGATACCCAATGATTTTCCTTTGGACAAGCTGGTTGCTCTTGAAATGCCTTATAGCTGCTTGAAAAAGGTTTTGAATGGAGCCAAG TGCCTCCAATTATTAAAAATCCTTAATCTAAGTCATTCCCATTATTTTGTTGAGACTCCTGATTTCTCAAGATTGCCGAATCTCAAGAGACTTATATTTGAAAATTGTACTAGGTTGGTTAAGGTTGATGAATCGATTGGATGCCTAGAAAGACTTGTTTTCTTAAACTTGAGAAATTGTCAAAGCTTGAGGGAGCTTCCACAAACCTTTTATAAGCTAAAATCTCTGGCAACACTTGACCTTAGCGGTTGCTTAAATCTTGGAAATTTTTCAGCAGAGCTGGGTAATATGAATTCTTTGGCAGTGCTTCTACCAGATGGAACTGCAATAAATCCATTATTCTCTATCACTTGGAAGGTGAAAGCATGGCTTTTGTCTTCATGGCCTTGGCCACTAAATCCAAGAAGTCGACCAGAATTTTCATGGGTTTCTTTTCCAGAGTCTTTGGTAGGTTTAAGTCTTGCAAATTGCAATCTGTCTGATGACAGTTTCCCTAGGGATTTTAGCAGCCTATCCTCATTGCGGAAGTTGAATTTGAGCGAGAATCCGATTCGTAGCCTCCCAAATTGCATTAGGGATCATTTTGGGCTCAAGAGTCTATGGTTACACTCATGCCCAAGGCTTTTGACACTTGACGGGCTGCCTAAAAGTTTAGAAGATGTGCAGGTTGATGGATGTAAATTATTGGAAAAAATAAGCTTTGACTCAGCAGATTTTACCGgaaaaattttaacttatcgTCATTGCCGGAGGCTAGTTGAGATTTCTGGCTTATACAAAGTAAAACCCTTAGAAAGTGATGATGCAGAGCTAATTAACAATTTGGGCTTTTGTGACTTCTTCGAAGGCATGGGAAAATCATATATAGAGTTTTCATCAATCTCTGCATCACATGAAACGTGGATGTCTCCTCCCCTA GGATTACACCAGCCTTGTACAATTTGCACTTATGTTCGTGGAAGCAAGATGCCTATCAGATTCAATCTTAAGAATGTAGGATCCTCAGTATCTTTTACCATGCCTTCCGATGCTAATTTCAGAACTCAAGGGTTGTCTGTATGTTCTGTTTATGCTCCATCTAATGATCTTCGGTTTGAAGAACAATGCTTACGCACAATTATCAGTAATGCAACCAAGCAAGTGAAATGGAGCTATTGCCCAGAACTTTTGGGTTTTCCACTAAATGAAGAGGACGACGTGACGTGGTTAAGTTATTGGAAGTTTGAGGATCAGCTGGAAGGTGGAGATGAAGTGAATATTTCAGTTACAAGTGCTTGTTTTCAAGTGAAGGAGGTTGGGGTTCATGTTGTGTATAAGGAGGAggcagaagaaaagaagagcacACAATCTCTTAGTTTAGAAGTTCTCCAACAAATTCATTCATATGGGAATGTAGTTCCTGGTTTTTGTAAAGGGGATTGTGAGGACTGCAAGAAGTTTCCAGTGCCTGGAGATCCAGCAAGCACTAGATTCGTTCTTCCTGCTGATGCTGATCGTTGCCCCGAGATTATGTTCAAAATTCCTTGCCCTGAGATTATGTTGAAAATGCGCACGGGCCCTACAATTATCATTTGGCCACGTCTTGATTTCATTTTTGAGACAGGGCATGAcggtaaaaaattaggaaaatgctAG